From the Psychrobacillus sp. FSL K6-4046 genome, one window contains:
- a CDS encoding GNAT family N-acetyltransferase, translated as MKLTEWTMEEQEQLIHFMTTNTWPYHGNSHPVRELIEKTIEEGGYQSDEVKTFWVENDQDEKVGIVKIYDLQDEIPLFDLRIADEARGRGYGPLALKKITEYVFNLPEGKIRLEGHTRQDNFAMRKTFERAGFVKEAQLRQAWFSPKEGSYYDAVTYGMTRDDFIKGTSTPVKWDDDFHIIEKVKEELVFPEEFYTERLIIRAPKVADAEAVQKAVLASQHALKDWMPWAQEKESLEQRVQNLRQAVADFITRKDLRLHLFLKETGEFVGCSGLHRIDWDVRKFEIGYWIDSKFEGKGLMTEAVERITTFAFEELKANRVEIRCDSENVRSRSVAERLNYTLEGTLHHDSLSADGKRLRDTCIYAKTKR; from the coding sequence ATGAAGCTTACAGAATGGACGATGGAAGAGCAAGAGCAACTGATACATTTTATGACAACGAATACATGGCCATATCATGGGAATTCTCATCCTGTACGAGAGTTGATTGAAAAGACAATTGAAGAGGGTGGATATCAATCTGATGAAGTAAAAACTTTTTGGGTGGAGAACGATCAAGATGAAAAAGTTGGAATTGTAAAAATCTATGATTTACAGGATGAAATTCCTCTCTTTGACTTAAGAATAGCGGATGAAGCCAGAGGAAGAGGATATGGGCCACTTGCTTTAAAAAAGATTACTGAATATGTATTTAATCTTCCAGAAGGGAAAATTCGCTTAGAGGGTCATACGCGCCAAGACAATTTTGCTATGAGAAAAACGTTTGAGCGTGCAGGCTTTGTTAAAGAAGCACAGCTGCGTCAGGCATGGTTTTCACCTAAAGAAGGATCGTACTATGATGCAGTTACATACGGAATGACGAGAGACGATTTTATAAAAGGAACTTCGACTCCAGTAAAGTGGGACGATGACTTTCATATTATCGAAAAGGTAAAAGAAGAATTGGTCTTCCCAGAAGAATTTTATACGGAAAGATTAATCATCCGAGCACCTAAAGTCGCGGATGCAGAGGCAGTTCAAAAAGCAGTGCTAGCTTCCCAGCATGCATTAAAGGACTGGATGCCTTGGGCGCAAGAAAAGGAGTCGCTTGAGCAAAGAGTTCAAAATCTTCGACAGGCAGTAGCAGATTTTATCACTCGCAAGGATCTTCGACTGCATTTGTTTTTAAAGGAAACAGGAGAATTCGTCGGGTGTTCTGGACTTCATCGAATTGATTGGGATGTTAGAAAGTTTGAGATTGGCTATTGGATTGATAGTAAATTTGAAGGTAAGGGCTTGATGACTGAAGCAGTTGAACGTATTACTACGTTTGCCTTTGAGGAGTTAAAAGCTAATCGAGTTGAAATCCGTTGTGACAGTGAAAATGTAAGAAGTCGTTCAGTTGCGGAAAGATTAAATTATACACTAGAAGGGACTCTTCACCATGATTCCTTATCTGCTGATGGTAAGAGATTAAGAGATACTTGTATTTATGCAAAGACAAAAAGATAA
- the mntR gene encoding transcriptional regulator MntR: MPTPSMEDHIEQIYILIEQKGYARVSDIAEALSVLPSSVTKMVQKLDKDGFLIYEKYRGLTLTNKGMKLGKKLVKRHELLEDFLRLIGVEEENIYADVEGIEHHLSWNSIDRISDLVLILEDDTSIQTKLLELRRDLND, from the coding sequence ATGCCAACACCAAGCATGGAAGACCATATAGAACAAATTTATATACTTATTGAACAGAAGGGTTATGCTCGTGTGTCTGACATTGCAGAAGCATTATCAGTACTACCATCTTCAGTAACCAAAATGGTTCAGAAATTAGATAAAGATGGGTTTTTAATATATGAAAAATATCGTGGACTTACTCTAACAAACAAAGGGATGAAGCTAGGGAAAAAGCTAGTAAAGCGTCATGAATTGTTAGAGGATTTTTTACGTTTAATCGGTGTAGAAGAAGAGAATATTTATGCAGACGTGGAAGGAATCGAACATCATTTAAGCTGGAACTCAATAGACCGGATTTCAGACTTAGTTCTTATATTAGAAGATGATACTTCTATTCAAACAAAGCTACTAGAGCTAAGAAGAGACTTAAACGACTAA
- a CDS encoding IS1182 family transposase, which yields MMTKNQTNEREQLEILTIEQLVPQDHLVRKLDEAIDFSFIYPLVENLYSTIGRPSIDPVVLIKMTFIQYTFGIRSMRQTIKEIETNMAYRWFLGFGFHTEVPHFSTFGKNYVRRFADTDLFEQIFYRVLKEVADRGLLSPDHVFIDSTHVKASANKRKFEKKVVRKETRAYEKRLQEELNLDREKHGKKPFPPEKFEKEEYKEIKESTTDPESGYYVKDERTKQFAYSFHAATDEKGFVLANIVTPGNVHDSHMLEPLVQKVIDRVGRPVVVAADAAYKTPAIANFLLENHVLPALPYKRPMTKEDFFKKHEYVYDEHYDCYLCPEGQVLNYRTTTKEGYRQYASTPSICATCPVIDQCTQSKNKQKMIQRHIWQDYLDVAEDLRHNYEMKEIYGKRKETIERVFADAKEKHGMRWTTLKGLKKLSMQAMLTFAALNLKKLASWTWKMPKMA from the coding sequence ATGATGACGAAAAATCAAACCAATGAACGCGAACAATTAGAAATCTTGACTATTGAACAGTTGGTACCACAAGACCACCTTGTTCGTAAGTTAGATGAGGCAATTGATTTTTCCTTTATCTATCCATTGGTTGAAAATCTTTATTCGACAATAGGGAGACCTAGTATCGACCCAGTGGTACTTATCAAGATGACTTTTATCCAATATACCTTTGGTATACGGTCCATGCGCCAAACCATTAAAGAGATTGAAACCAACATGGCATACCGATGGTTTCTAGGCTTTGGTTTCCATACCGAGGTTCCCCATTTCTCAACTTTCGGGAAAAACTATGTCCGTCGTTTTGCAGACACAGATCTATTTGAGCAGATTTTCTACAGAGTATTAAAGGAGGTCGCAGATCGTGGGCTCCTAAGCCCGGATCATGTCTTTATTGATTCGACCCATGTGAAAGCTAGTGCGAATAAGAGAAAGTTTGAGAAGAAGGTTGTTCGTAAAGAGACGCGGGCTTATGAAAAGAGGCTCCAGGAGGAGCTCAACCTCGACCGGGAAAAGCATGGGAAGAAACCATTCCCACCTGAAAAGTTTGAAAAGGAAGAGTACAAGGAGATTAAGGAATCGACAACAGATCCTGAAAGTGGTTACTACGTAAAAGATGAACGGACAAAGCAGTTCGCCTATTCTTTTCATGCTGCAACAGACGAGAAGGGTTTTGTGCTTGCAAACATTGTCACACCTGGAAATGTTCACGACAGCCATATGCTTGAACCACTGGTTCAGAAGGTCATCGACCGGGTGGGACGCCCAGTCGTTGTTGCCGCTGATGCAGCCTACAAGACACCAGCTATTGCGAATTTCCTTTTAGAGAATCATGTCCTTCCTGCACTTCCGTACAAACGACCAATGACAAAAGAAGACTTCTTTAAAAAACACGAGTATGTTTATGACGAACATTATGACTGCTATCTCTGTCCCGAAGGACAGGTTCTTAACTACCGAACAACAACGAAGGAAGGTTATCGCCAGTATGCCTCAACTCCTTCTATTTGTGCCACGTGTCCAGTGATTGACCAATGCACGCAGAGTAAGAATAAACAAAAGATGATTCAACGTCATATCTGGCAAGATTATTTGGATGTAGCTGAGGACTTACGTCATAACTATGAAATGAAAGAAATTTATGGGAAGCGTAAAGAGACGATCGAGCGTGTCTTTGCCGATGCCAAAGAAAAGCATGGTATGCGATGGACAACCTTAAAGGGTCTTAAAAAATTGTCCATGCAGGCGATGCTAACTTTTGCTGCCTTAAATCTTAAGAAGTTGGCCAGCTGGACCTGGAAAATGCCAAAAATGGCGTAA
- a CDS encoding DUF4064 domain-containing protein, translating into MISRTGEVVLGIIGAVFNVIAIILVSLLVINGSTALQDEEFSTIMEQEMLNDPQLTAEEAEQALGFVEVFVDLFGVIGWAAVVAFVISLIFNILGIVFVSKNKKPKLAGIMFILGGIFAGIISLTSIILYVAAIMCFVRKSPVKFEDEYTTEQTY; encoded by the coding sequence ATGATATCAAGAACAGGAGAAGTAGTATTAGGAATTATCGGAGCAGTTTTTAATGTAATTGCAATCATACTAGTTTCTTTACTTGTCATTAACGGCAGTACAGCACTACAAGATGAGGAATTTTCAACTATCATGGAACAAGAAATGCTTAATGATCCGCAACTAACTGCAGAAGAAGCAGAACAAGCTTTAGGTTTTGTTGAAGTATTTGTAGACTTATTTGGGGTTATTGGCTGGGCAGCTGTTGTTGCATTCGTAATCAGTTTAATCTTTAACATTTTAGGAATTGTATTTGTTTCTAAAAATAAAAAACCAAAGCTAGCAGGTATCATGTTCATTTTAGGTGGAATTTTTGCAGGAATTATTTCCTTAACATCTATCATTTTATATGTAGCTGCAATCATGTGTTTCGTCAGAAAATCACCAGTTAAATTTGAAGACGAATATACTACGGAACAAACATACTAA
- a CDS encoding lmo0937 family membrane protein codes for MGRILWGIVVVLIVLWLLGLLLDFGGGLIHTLLIIAGIIFVIQLVTGRRAV; via the coding sequence ATGGGTAGAATTTTATGGGGCATTGTCGTAGTACTTATTGTACTATGGTTGTTAGGCCTACTTTTAGACTTTGGCGGAGGATTAATCCATACGCTGTTAATTATTGCAGGTATTATTTTCGTAATTCAACTTGTCACTGGTAGACGAGCCGTCTGA
- a CDS encoding heavy metal translocating P-type ATPase, whose product MNNVEKKEYRLENLSCANCARKFENNIKSLPTVQEATVNFGAAKVSVIGDVTVEEIEKAGAFDGIKVVPVSQRKIEKTPFLKRKENVVTLISLIFLIGGVVASFVYEESHPVALSLFVLSIAIGGFDLFKGGFINLTRFYFDMKTLMTIAIIGAAIIGEWREGAVVVFLFALSEALEAYSMNKARQSISELMDIAPPTAIVRRNNELIELDTEFIQIGDVLIVKPGQKIAMDGIVLKGSSTVNQASITGESVPVVKTKGEDVFAGTLNEEGSLEIEVTKRVEDTTIAKIIHLVEEAQAEKAPSQRFVDKFAKYYTPAIIGIAFLVAIIPPLLGGDWKLWIYQGLAVLVVGCPCALVVSTPVAIVTAIGNAAKHGVLIKGGVHLEEIGRIEAIAFDKTGTLTKGYPEVTYVEAASSKDFIQNIMSIEAYSQHPLAKAIVEYGANNSIHPIEVDEFKSLTGKGAEAVVNGIKWSVGSVAWIKTISLISEDVLRKVEKLQMEGNTVILATEEGTYRGFVAIADPIRSTSSKVLQDLKDIGIKHTVMLTGDDPNTANAIAAQLGITDVNAGLMPDQKLMAIERLKEKYGAVAMIGDGVNDSPALAAANVGIAMGGAGTDAALETADVALMADDLEKLPYTISLSRKALHIIKENIMFALGLKIIALLLIIPGWLTLWIAIFADMGATLLVVLNSLRLLNKFSNGKELEEAKK is encoded by the coding sequence ATGAATAACGTAGAAAAAAAGGAATATCGTTTAGAAAACTTATCCTGCGCCAATTGTGCGAGGAAGTTTGAAAATAATATAAAAAGTCTTCCAACTGTACAGGAAGCAACCGTTAACTTTGGAGCAGCTAAAGTTTCTGTCATAGGTGACGTAACTGTCGAGGAAATAGAAAAGGCTGGTGCATTTGATGGCATCAAGGTTGTACCTGTTTCGCAACGAAAAATAGAAAAGACCCCTTTTTTAAAACGTAAAGAGAATGTTGTAACATTGATATCTTTAATTTTTTTAATAGGAGGAGTCGTTGCTTCTTTTGTTTATGAGGAATCTCATCCTGTAGCTCTTTCCTTATTTGTATTATCCATCGCAATCGGTGGATTTGACTTATTTAAGGGAGGGTTTATCAACTTAACACGCTTTTACTTCGATATGAAGACACTAATGACAATTGCAATAATTGGTGCTGCCATCATTGGGGAATGGCGCGAGGGAGCGGTTGTTGTCTTCTTGTTTGCGTTAAGTGAAGCTTTAGAGGCATATTCCATGAATAAGGCTAGGCAATCGATTAGTGAATTAATGGATATCGCTCCACCGACAGCAATTGTACGTCGGAACAATGAGTTAATCGAATTAGATACCGAGTTTATACAAATTGGTGATGTGCTGATCGTGAAACCCGGACAAAAAATTGCAATGGACGGGATTGTATTAAAAGGAAGCTCAACAGTAAACCAGGCATCCATTACGGGGGAATCTGTTCCTGTAGTCAAAACAAAAGGGGAAGATGTTTTTGCAGGTACGCTAAATGAAGAGGGCTCATTAGAAATCGAAGTAACGAAACGTGTAGAAGATACCACCATAGCCAAAATTATTCATTTAGTGGAAGAAGCGCAAGCAGAAAAAGCTCCTTCTCAACGTTTTGTAGATAAGTTTGCAAAGTACTACACCCCTGCGATAATTGGTATCGCATTTTTGGTGGCGATTATTCCTCCACTTCTAGGTGGCGACTGGAAGCTGTGGATTTACCAAGGTCTTGCTGTTTTAGTTGTAGGCTGTCCTTGTGCCTTAGTAGTATCAACGCCAGTAGCAATTGTTACAGCAATTGGAAATGCGGCAAAGCATGGCGTGTTGATAAAGGGTGGGGTTCATTTAGAGGAGATTGGACGAATCGAGGCAATTGCATTCGATAAAACGGGTACTCTTACGAAAGGCTATCCAGAAGTAACATATGTGGAAGCAGCCTCTTCAAAGGATTTTATCCAAAATATAATGTCTATTGAAGCGTACTCTCAACACCCACTAGCTAAAGCCATTGTGGAGTATGGTGCTAATAACAGTATCCATCCAATTGAAGTGGACGAATTTAAATCGCTAACAGGGAAAGGTGCGGAAGCAGTCGTAAATGGTATAAAATGGTCAGTAGGTAGCGTTGCTTGGATAAAAACGATAAGTTTAATTTCAGAGGATGTTCTTCGAAAGGTTGAGAAACTTCAAATGGAAGGAAATACGGTAATCCTTGCAACAGAGGAAGGGACTTATAGAGGCTTCGTTGCCATTGCAGACCCAATACGTTCTACCAGCAGTAAGGTGTTACAAGATTTAAAGGACATTGGGATAAAGCATACTGTTATGCTAACTGGTGACGATCCAAATACGGCAAATGCTATTGCTGCTCAACTGGGTATAACCGATGTGAATGCAGGGTTAATGCCTGATCAAAAACTAATGGCTATTGAGAGATTAAAAGAAAAGTATGGAGCAGTTGCTATGATTGGAGATGGAGTAAATGATTCCCCTGCTCTAGCCGCTGCCAATGTCGGCATAGCTATGGGTGGAGCAGGAACGGACGCTGCGTTGGAAACGGCGGACGTTGCCTTAATGGCCGATGACTTAGAAAAATTACCTTATACTATTAGCTTGAGTAGAAAAGCATTGCATATTATTAAAGAAAATATTATGTTTGCATTAGGGTTAAAGATTATAGCTCTTCTTCTTATTATTCCTGGTTGGTTAACGCTATGGATTGCCATATTTGCAGATATGGGGGCTACATTGCTAGTAGTCTTAAACTCTTTACGATTATTAAATAAGTTTAGCAATGGAAAAGAGCTTGAAGAAGCAAAGAAGTAA
- a CDS encoding metalloregulator ArsR/SmtB family transcription factor gives MQSNDVCEVTKVNETIVEEVKQQIPDLTKLVMLFKALADETRLKIAYALTVEEELCVCDVSEIIGSSVATASHHLRFLKDLSLAKSRRKGKLVYYSLADDHVNELVKIAYEHSLEEVGT, from the coding sequence ATGCAGTCTAATGATGTATGTGAAGTAACAAAAGTTAATGAAACAATAGTAGAAGAGGTAAAACAACAGATTCCAGATTTAACAAAGTTAGTCATGCTTTTTAAAGCATTAGCGGACGAAACAAGACTTAAAATTGCCTATGCCTTAACGGTTGAAGAGGAGTTATGTGTTTGTGACGTAAGCGAAATAATTGGCTCATCAGTGGCAACTGCATCCCATCATCTTCGTTTTCTTAAGGACTTGTCTTTAGCGAAATCTCGACGTAAGGGAAAACTCGTTTATTACTCTTTAGCAGATGATCATGTTAATGAGCTTGTTAAGATCGCATATGAGCATTCTCTAGAAGAGGTGGGAACATGA
- a CDS encoding S1-like domain-containing RNA-binding protein, which produces MTELLSGEILKLQVKSKEGSKWILQHKDTEIALNASEAPEELKEDDTLEVFLFVDRRGNLSATTQLPSIQKGTYGWARVIKVSEKEGAFVDIGTSKEVQVKAEDLPKIKELWPAQGDHLYMTLRTDREGELFGRLATEDRVEELYIDAPTTLLNSNLQARPYRLLPVGTFLLSVPENYRVFVHESERVEEPRLGQDLTVRIIDTKDDGSLNGSLLPRKHERLGDDAESIYRYLNDVGGKMPFTDKSSPEEIKEMFSMSKAAFKRALGKLMKEKKIIQQDGWTELKQ; this is translated from the coding sequence TTGACAGAATTATTATCAGGTGAAATTTTAAAATTACAAGTAAAATCCAAGGAAGGATCCAAATGGATTCTTCAGCATAAAGACACGGAAATAGCTTTAAATGCTTCGGAGGCGCCAGAAGAACTCAAAGAGGATGACACACTTGAAGTTTTTCTATTTGTGGATAGAAGAGGTAATCTATCTGCAACTACTCAGCTACCTTCCATTCAAAAAGGAACATATGGCTGGGCAAGAGTGATTAAGGTTTCAGAAAAAGAAGGTGCATTCGTCGATATTGGTACTTCAAAAGAGGTTCAGGTAAAGGCGGAGGATCTACCTAAGATAAAAGAGTTATGGCCTGCTCAAGGAGATCATCTCTATATGACCCTACGAACGGATAGAGAAGGGGAGCTTTTTGGTCGACTGGCAACAGAGGACCGAGTAGAGGAGTTGTACATTGATGCACCAACAACTCTTTTAAATAGTAACCTGCAAGCTAGACCATATCGACTCCTACCTGTAGGCACATTTTTGCTAAGTGTCCCGGAAAACTATCGCGTTTTTGTTCATGAATCTGAACGTGTAGAAGAACCAAGATTAGGACAAGACCTAACTGTTCGTATCATAGATACTAAGGACGATGGCTCGCTAAATGGATCATTATTGCCTAGAAAGCATGAACGTTTGGGTGACGATGCGGAGTCAATCTACCGTTATTTAAATGATGTTGGTGGTAAGATGCCATTTACGGATAAATCATCACCTGAGGAAATTAAAGAAATGTTTTCGATGAGTAAGGCAGCCTTTAAACGTGCCCTAGGTAAACTAATGAAAGAAAAGAAAATTATTCAACAGGACGGTTGGACTGAATTGAAGCAATAG
- a CDS encoding GNAT family N-acetyltransferase, whose amino-acid sequence MHKKECVIMDFQYKELGNDVFAYQVIDDGERLGEITWTLLGDVMVMDHTFVSSKLRGQGIAKKLLDNAASYARENDLKMEPVCSYVVDAFAKSDEYDDLKA is encoded by the coding sequence ATTCATAAAAAGGAGTGTGTGATAATGGATTTTCAATATAAAGAACTTGGCAATGATGTATTTGCCTATCAAGTAATAGACGATGGGGAAAGACTTGGTGAAATTACGTGGACCCTGCTAGGAGACGTGATGGTTATGGACCATACTTTCGTTTCAAGTAAGCTTAGAGGCCAAGGAATTGCAAAAAAACTATTAGACAACGCCGCTTCCTATGCACGAGAAAACGATTTGAAAATGGAGCCTGTTTGCTCATACGTAGTAGATGCATTCGCTAAATCTGATGAATACGACGACTTAAAGGCATAA
- a CDS encoding late competence development ComFB family protein, translating to MLTNVMEEIVQSLVRVLMRGSEYQTFCKCPQCELDIIALSLNTLPTHYVTTEKGRKAVFERMNTLENLEWINKRIIHSIHVVGKYPHR from the coding sequence TTGTTAACAAACGTTATGGAAGAAATCGTTCAGAGCCTTGTGAGAGTATTGATGAGAGGGTCAGAATATCAAACGTTTTGTAAGTGTCCTCAATGTGAATTAGACATTATTGCATTAAGCTTAAATACACTTCCGACCCATTATGTAACAACCGAAAAAGGGAGAAAGGCTGTTTTTGAACGGATGAATACATTAGAAAACTTAGAGTGGATTAATAAAAGAATTATCCATTCTATTCATGTCGTTGGAAAATATCCTCATAGATAA
- a CDS encoding ring-cleaving dioxygenase, whose amino-acid sequence MKLAGIHHVSAVSADISKNHDFFTRILGMRLVKKSVNQDNPSSYHLFYADAVGTPGTDMTYFDIPMAGRTYPGVSSISNTGLRVKSEAALQFWKKRLHDLEVPHDEISEMFGRKTLYFEDFEGSRMRLVVDDGNGIPFGEPWIKEEISGENAIVGLGPVTLTLKNPEPTKKVLEQVLGFTLIGSYRSAITDAPDIQVYSVGKGGPAGEVHIETREDLPRERPGRGSVHHVAFRIPHMDDYPRWEELLRAKGYTTSGLVDRHYFKAIYFREPNGILFELSTDEPGFDTDEKLETLGETLALPPFLEQRRTEIEAKLRPLSINK is encoded by the coding sequence ATGAAATTGGCTGGAATTCACCATGTTTCTGCTGTAAGCGCCGATATAAGTAAAAATCATGATTTTTTTACAAGAATATTGGGGATGCGTTTAGTTAAAAAAAGTGTAAACCAGGATAATCCGTCATCGTATCATTTGTTTTATGCTGATGCAGTAGGGACTCCTGGAACGGATATGACGTATTTTGACATACCAATGGCAGGAAGAACATATCCTGGAGTGTCAAGCATTAGTAACACGGGGCTTCGTGTAAAAAGTGAGGCAGCTTTGCAATTTTGGAAAAAGAGATTACATGATCTTGAAGTTCCTCATGATGAAATTTCCGAAATGTTCGGTAGAAAAACTCTATATTTTGAGGATTTTGAAGGATCAAGGATGAGACTAGTTGTAGATGACGGCAATGGAATTCCATTTGGGGAGCCATGGATAAAGGAAGAGATAAGCGGAGAAAATGCTATAGTAGGCTTAGGTCCGGTTACACTTACTTTAAAAAATCCAGAGCCTACAAAGAAAGTTTTAGAGCAAGTATTAGGATTCACTTTAATTGGTTCTTACCGCTCTGCTATTACGGATGCACCTGATATTCAAGTGTACTCTGTAGGAAAAGGTGGCCCAGCAGGAGAAGTTCATATTGAAACAAGAGAAGATTTACCAAGAGAGAGACCAGGAAGAGGAAGTGTTCATCATGTGGCATTTCGTATTCCTCATATGGATGATTACCCTAGATGGGAAGAACTCCTTCGAGCAAAAGGCTATACAACTTCGGGCCTTGTAGATCGGCATTATTTTAAAGCGATCTATTTTAGAGAGCCTAACGGAATCTTATTTGAGCTTTCTACAGATGAACCTGGATTTGATACAGATGAAAAGTTGGAAACGCTAGGTGAAACTTTGGCTTTACCTCCTTTTTTAGAGCAACGACGTACAGAAATTGAGGCAAAGTTACGTCCGTTGTCAATTAATAAATAG
- a CDS encoding DUF1002 domain-containing protein yields the protein MKKMVQVWLAIFLVVGVLANSNVALADTNGETGTEVVNEKFGAPIVVYGGNLTDDQKKSVRESLKITDKSDVQEIVVTGKDLATYLKDGDASARMFSSAKITRKDSGSGLVINIVTPDDITEVTADMYANAMLTAGIEDAVVDIAAPKPVTGHSALVGIYKAYEVTGGELDPERTDVANEELSVATILSKDAGVNEEEVTELLTEIKKQIAEQNPASREEVEKIVSEQLSKLKIELSDKDRQLLIDLMDRIRQLDIDFSKWSDQLNDFSKTIEEKFNQIKDNEGFWQSVKDFFNNLIDSIRSVFS from the coding sequence ATGAAAAAAATGGTACAAGTATGGTTAGCTATTTTTCTTGTTGTAGGAGTTTTAGCCAATTCCAATGTAGCGTTGGCAGATACAAATGGAGAAACAGGAACCGAAGTAGTCAATGAAAAATTTGGTGCACCGATTGTTGTATACGGAGGTAACCTGACTGACGACCAAAAGAAAAGTGTAAGAGAAAGCTTGAAAATTACAGATAAATCAGATGTACAAGAAATTGTTGTGACAGGAAAAGATTTAGCCACCTATTTAAAAGATGGTGATGCCTCAGCAAGAATGTTTTCATCTGCAAAAATAACTAGAAAAGATTCAGGTTCGGGTCTTGTTATTAACATAGTGACACCTGATGACATTACAGAAGTAACTGCTGATATGTATGCCAATGCAATGCTTACAGCAGGAATTGAGGATGCGGTGGTAGATATTGCAGCTCCAAAGCCGGTAACAGGACATTCTGCTCTAGTTGGTATTTATAAAGCCTATGAAGTTACTGGGGGAGAGCTTGACCCAGAACGGACAGATGTAGCAAATGAAGAGTTATCAGTGGCAACGATTCTTTCTAAGGATGCTGGAGTAAACGAAGAAGAGGTTACAGAGCTTTTAACAGAAATTAAAAAGCAAATTGCTGAACAAAACCCTGCCTCTCGTGAAGAAGTAGAGAAAATAGTTTCGGAACAGCTTTCCAAATTGAAGATTGAGCTATCTGATAAAGATCGCCAATTGTTAATTGACCTGATGGACCGTATACGTCAGTTGGACATCGATTTTAGTAAATGGTCAGATCAGTTAAATGACTTTAGTAAAACTATTGAAGAGAAGTTTAATCAAATAAAAGATAACGAAGGATTTTGGCAAAGTGTAAAAGACTTTTTCAATAATCTAATCGATTCTATTCGTTCTGTTTTTAGTTAA